A genomic stretch from Budorcas taxicolor isolate Tak-1 chromosome 15, Takin1.1, whole genome shotgun sequence includes:
- the LOC128060383 gene encoding olfactory receptor 51F1-like: MRSTGNSTSPTFFLTGVPGLEAFHIWFSIPFCCLCVIALLGNSTILYVVITNSSLHEPMYYFLSMLSTTDTGITMSSLPTTLGVLWFNARVISLNACILQMFFLHGFTLMESSVLLAMAFDRFVAICNPLRYAMILTNSRIIKAGMVIFVRMLVNLMPLLLLLKRLSFCGPNVLSHSYCYHPDVIKCSCSSIKVNSVCGLVALILTSGVDIPCIFLSYMLIIKSILSIASPEERQKAFSTCISHLGAVAIFYIPWVILALVHRFGHSAPPYVHTLMSNLHFLFPPVLNPIIYSVKTKQIHKAFYKLLPNTE, from the coding sequence ATGCGGTCGACTGGTAATTCCACTTCCCCAACTTTCTTCTTGACTGGAGTTCCAGGGCTAGAAGCTTTTCACATCTGGTTTTCTATCCCCTTTTGCTGCCTTTGTGTGATTGCCCTTTTGGGGAATAGCACCATCCTGTATGTAGTGATCACAAACTCCAGCCTCCATGAGCCCATGTACTACTTCCTGTCCATGCTCTCCACCACCGACACTGGCATCACTATGTCCTCTCTTCCCACAACACTTGGTGTCCTCTGGTTCAATGCCAGGGTCATCAGCCTGAATGCTTGCATTCTGCAGATGTTCTTTCTGCATGGATTCACCCTCATGGAATCTTCTGTGCTTTTGGCCATGGCTTTTGACCGCTTTGTTGCCATCTGCAACCCCCTAAGATATGCTATGATTCTAACCAACTCTAGAATCATCAAAGCCGGTATGGTAATTTTTGTACGAATGCTGGTCAACCTGATGCCCTTGCTCCTGCTCCTTAAGAGGTTATCCTTCTGTGGTCCTAATGTGCTTTCTCATTCCTATTGCTACCATCCTGATGTGATTAAGTGTTCTTGCTCAAGTATCAAGGTCAACAGTGtctgtggtttagttgctctcATTCTGACCTCAGGTGTAGATATTCCCTGCATTTTCCTCTCCTACATGCTGATCATCAAGTCCATCCTTAGCATCGCCTCCCCAGAGGAAAGGCAAAAGGCTTTCAGCACTTGCATCTCTCACCTTGGTGCTGTTGCCATCTTCTACATCCCCTGGGTCATCTTGGCTTTGGTACATCGGTTTGGGCATAGTGCTCCTCCATATGTCCATACACTGATGTCAAATCTCCATTTTCTATTTCCCCCAGTGCTGAACCCTATTATATATAGTGTGAAGACCAAACAAATCCATAAAGCTTTCTACAAACTATTGCCAAACACAGAGTAG